The Flavobacterium sp. HJ-32-4 genome contains a region encoding:
- a CDS encoding MFS transporter, whose product MEKRRLSFWEIWNMSFGFLGIQMGFALQNANASRILQTFGADVHELSWFWIIAPLMGLIVQPIIGHYSDNTWGRFGRRKPFFLAGALLASIGLVLMPQADIFVAFLPALWVGAGMLMIMDASFNIAMEPFRALVGDNLRNDQATLGFSVQTALIGFGAVIGSWLPYALTNWFGVSNESTDGIPPHLIYSFVIGAVVLVASIMITILTTKEYSPDELAQFSDEKASAEALALDHVAEVEPLKEARLVDIFEDFRKMPTTMRQLSWVQFFSWFGLFGMWVFTTPAIAHHIYGLPINDTKSPTYQAAGDWVGILFGVYNAVSAVFAFALPLIAKRIGRKLTHSLSLIIGGIGLISMYVMPDENWLVLSMVCVGIAWASILSMPYAILAGAISPRKMGVYMGIFNFFIVIPQIVNALIGGPLVKYLYHDDAIFALITSGVSFLIAAALVFKVRDVAGQTPN is encoded by the coding sequence ATGGAAAAGCGTAGATTAAGCTTCTGGGAGATTTGGAACATGAGTTTCGGTTTCCTGGGGATACAAATGGGATTTGCCCTGCAGAACGCCAATGCAAGCCGAATTCTCCAGACCTTTGGTGCCGATGTTCATGAACTCTCCTGGTTTTGGATCATCGCGCCTCTCATGGGGTTGATTGTGCAACCTATCATCGGTCATTACAGTGATAACACCTGGGGACGCTTTGGCAGAAGGAAACCATTCTTTCTGGCAGGTGCGCTATTGGCCTCCATTGGTTTGGTTCTCATGCCTCAGGCTGACATCTTCGTCGCATTCCTACCTGCGCTATGGGTAGGTGCCGGTATGCTGATGATAATGGACGCGTCATTCAACATTGCTATGGAACCCTTCCGTGCATTGGTGGGAGATAATCTCCGCAATGATCAGGCCACCCTGGGATTCAGTGTCCAGACAGCCCTTATCGGCTTTGGCGCCGTAATCGGTTCCTGGCTTCCCTATGCCCTTACCAATTGGTTTGGAGTGTCGAATGAGAGTACGGATGGTATTCCTCCCCATTTGATTTATTCCTTCGTAATCGGGGCTGTTGTATTGGTCGCTTCTATCATGATCACAATTCTTACAACGAAAGAGTACTCTCCCGATGAACTGGCGCAGTTTTCCGACGAAAAAGCGAGTGCGGAAGCTCTGGCACTCGACCATGTGGCGGAGGTCGAACCCCTTAAAGAAGCGCGTCTCGTTGACATTTTTGAAGATTTCCGAAAGATGCCAACGACCATGCGTCAACTAAGTTGGGTACAATTCTTTTCATGGTTTGGACTTTTCGGAATGTGGGTTTTTACCACACCGGCCATTGCGCACCACATCTATGGACTTCCCATCAACGATACCAAAAGCCCGACCTATCAGGCAGCCGGCGACTGGGTGGGTATCCTTTTTGGCGTGTACAATGCCGTATCAGCCGTTTTCGCTTTCGCGTTGCCTCTCATCGCCAAACGAATCGGACGCAAGCTAACCCACTCGTTGTCACTTATCATCGGTGGAATCGGGCTCATCTCAATGTATGTAATGCCCGACGAAAACTGGCTGGTTCTTTCCATGGTGTGTGTGGGAATCGCATGGGCGAGCATCCTGTCAATGCCCTACGCTATTCTTGCCGGCGCGATCTCACCGAGGAAGATGGGCGTTTACATGGGAATCTTCAATTTCTTTATCGTAATTCCACAAATCGTAAATGCCCTGATTGGTGGGCCGCTCGTGAAATACCTTTACCATGACGACGCCATATTTGCATTGATTACAAGTGGTGTATCATTTCTGATTGCGGCTGCATTGGTGTTCAAAGTCAGGGATGTAGCTGGACAAACCCCAAATTAA
- a CDS encoding glycoside hydrolase family 13 protein, translated as MKRLLLLLLASSAFAQLSKVEPPFWYVGMQNPQLQIMFYGKNISQYTVTAPTNIPVTSVIRTENPNYLFVTINTAGLSPSDVVFSFSLKGKQAFTRTYELRARKQGSRMRKGYDSSDVMYLLMPDRFANGNPANDNTADTAEKADRTINNGRHGGDLQGIIDHLDYIQQTGATAIWSTPLCEDNDPRGSYHGYAESDVYRIDPRYGTNDDYLKLSSELHKRGMKLVLDYVTNHWGAEHWMIKDLPTYDWIHQFPGYAQSNYRMTTQFDPNRAESDKRYCVDGWFVKSMPDLNQSNPLVVTYLTQNAIWWIEYADLDGFRVDTYSYNDKEGIAKWTKAITDEYPYFNIVGEVWMHDQTQMAYWQKDSRIGAIDNYNSYLPSVMDFTLHDAIGSVFNEDQPSWDRGIVKFYENFTNDFLYPNINNMLVFAENHDTQRFNHLYGNDIRKYKLAMALIGTIRGIPQVYYGSEIGMAGNKDQGDGDIRRDFPGGWPGDTQNAFTRAGRTAEQNAYFDFTSRLFNWRKTASVIHHGKTKHFLPENNVYVYFRYDDSHLVMVVLNNHPERQTIKTDRFREILNASKGRDILTEQTVDLSSQITIEGKTPMIIEIR; from the coding sequence ATGAAACGACTGCTGCTCTTACTCCTCGCCTCCTCGGCCTTCGCCCAACTTTCAAAGGTCGAGCCGCCCTTTTGGTATGTAGGGATGCAAAACCCCCAACTGCAGATTATGTTCTACGGAAAGAACATCAGCCAGTATACCGTAACGGCTCCTACCAACATCCCCGTGACATCGGTCATCCGTACGGAAAACCCGAACTACCTTTTTGTGACGATCAATACGGCAGGACTTTCCCCGTCTGATGTAGTCTTCTCTTTTTCTCTTAAAGGAAAACAGGCGTTTACGCGGACGTATGAACTTCGGGCGCGAAAGCAAGGATCCCGGATGCGAAAAGGATACGATTCTTCGGATGTAATGTACCTGCTGATGCCGGATCGTTTTGCCAATGGCAACCCCGCAAACGACAACACGGCCGATACCGCCGAAAAAGCAGATCGCACCATCAACAACGGACGACACGGCGGCGACTTACAAGGGATCATCGACCACCTCGATTACATACAACAAACCGGTGCCACGGCCATCTGGAGCACACCGCTTTGTGAAGACAACGACCCAAGGGGCTCGTATCACGGATATGCCGAGTCAGACGTCTACCGCATCGACCCACGGTACGGCACCAACGACGACTACTTGAAGCTTTCATCCGAACTGCACAAGCGGGGCATGAAATTGGTACTGGATTACGTAACCAACCATTGGGGCGCGGAACACTGGATGATAAAAGACCTTCCGACCTACGATTGGATCCACCAGTTCCCGGGTTACGCCCAAAGCAACTACCGGATGACCACCCAATTCGACCCCAACCGGGCCGAGAGCGATAAGCGTTACTGTGTAGACGGCTGGTTCGTAAAATCAATGCCTGACCTTAACCAGTCAAATCCGCTTGTGGTTACCTACCTGACCCAAAACGCGATTTGGTGGATCGAATATGCCGACCTCGACGGTTTCCGGGTCGACACCTACTCCTACAACGACAAAGAAGGTATCGCCAAATGGACCAAAGCCATCACCGACGAATACCCCTATTTCAATATCGTGGGCGAAGTCTGGATGCACGACCAGACGCAAATGGCCTACTGGCAAAAAGACAGCCGAATCGGGGCAATCGATAATTATAACTCGTATTTACCGAGCGTGATGGACTTCACCCTTCACGACGCCATTGGGTCGGTTTTCAACGAAGACCAGCCGTCATGGGACAGAGGAATCGTGAAGTTCTATGAGAACTTTACGAATGACTTTCTCTATCCGAATATCAATAACATGCTGGTATTCGCAGAAAACCACGACACGCAGCGCTTCAACCATCTGTATGGGAATGATATCCGGAAGTATAAACTGGCCATGGCCCTCATCGGCACGATCCGGGGCATTCCACAGGTATACTACGGTTCTGAAATTGGGATGGCGGGCAACAAAGACCAAGGCGACGGCGACATCCGACGCGACTTCCCGGGCGGCTGGCCCGGCGACACACAAAACGCCTTCACCCGTGCCGGACGTACGGCCGAACAGAATGCCTATTTCGATTTCACGTCACGCCTGTTCAACTGGCGGAAAACGGCGTCGGTCATCCATCATGGAAAAACGAAACATTTCCTTCCGGAAAACAACGTATACGTGTATTTCCGATACGATGACAGCCATCTCGTGATGGTCGTCCTGAACAACCACCCTGAACGGCAAACCATCAAGACCGACCGCTTCCGCGAGATCCTGAACGCCTCGAAAGGACGCGACATCCTAACAGAACAAACTGTCGACCTGTCTTCACAAATCACGATCGAAGGAAAAACCCCTATGATCATTGAAATTCGTTGA
- a CDS encoding transposase: protein MEKRPLLEAGKTYWIRQTGNNNEPLFLENRNFTFFIRLMRKHLPVAYDVQAYALIETEIQLVLTVKDGMPPRYAEKLYQPLSNLLNAYAKAINKRYGRSGSLFRVRYKRLLIGSNAMLADVIHQTHVLPARTGRKYTFYPYSSYTNPLFL from the coding sequence ATGGAAAAGCGACCTCTTCTTGAAGCCGGAAAAACCTACTGGATCCGACAAACAGGCAACAACAATGAACCGTTGTTCCTTGAAAACCGGAACTTTACGTTCTTTATCCGACTGATGCGTAAGCACCTGCCCGTTGCCTACGACGTGCAGGCCTATGCCCTAATCGAAACCGAGATACAACTCGTTTTGACCGTGAAGGATGGCATGCCGCCGCGATACGCCGAAAAACTCTACCAGCCATTATCCAATTTACTAAACGCCTACGCGAAAGCCATCAACAAACGGTATGGCCGCTCCGGAAGCCTGTTCCGCGTTCGCTACAAACGCCTGCTGATCGGTAGCAACGCAATGCTGGCCGATGTCATCCACCAAACGCACGTATTACCGGCGCGAACGGGCCGAAAGTATACGTTCTATCCGTACTCTTCCTACACAAACCCACTATTTCTATGA
- the pgmB gene encoding beta-phosphoglucomutase codes for MNKKAFIFDLDGVLVDTAKYHYLAWQKIAHELGIEFTPEHNEELKGVSRVRSLDIILGLGKIEATQEQKDKWLVQKNEDYLSYLVNMDEGEILPGVLPVLKYLKQKNQLVALGSASKNARPILEKTNTMRFFDAIVDGNDVTNAKPDPEVFVRAAQLVGVPNEKAVVFEDSVAGVQAANIAHMTSVGIGDESVLKEARYLFRDFTYIDTAFIDCLIKN; via the coding sequence ATGAATAAAAAAGCCTTCATTTTCGACCTCGACGGCGTGCTCGTCGATACTGCAAAATACCATTACCTGGCGTGGCAGAAGATTGCGCATGAACTGGGCATCGAATTCACGCCCGAACACAATGAGGAGTTGAAAGGTGTCAGCCGGGTTCGGTCGCTCGACATCATCCTCGGACTCGGAAAGATCGAAGCCACTCAGGAACAAAAAGACAAATGGCTGGTGCAGAAAAACGAAGACTACCTGTCGTACCTCGTCAATATGGACGAAGGTGAAATTCTGCCCGGTGTACTTCCGGTACTGAAGTACCTGAAACAAAAAAACCAATTGGTCGCACTGGGTTCGGCAAGTAAAAATGCACGCCCGATCCTGGAAAAAACCAATACCATGCGTTTCTTCGACGCCATTGTTGACGGAAACGATGTGACGAATGCCAAACCCGACCCTGAGGTTTTCGTGCGGGCCGCTCAACTGGTGGGCGTACCAAACGAAAAGGCCGTGGTCTTTGAAGACTCAGTTGCGGGTGTGCAGGCGGCGAATATCGCACACATGACCAGCGTCGGCATCGGCGATGAAAGTGTCCTGAAAGAGGCCCGTTACCTGTTCAGGGACTTTACCTACATCGACACGGCGTTCATTGACTGTCTCATCAAAAATTAA
- a CDS encoding LacI family DNA-binding transcriptional regulator has translation MKRKVTLKQIAKELDVSISTVSKSLRDSAEISEDTRLKVQAFAKLYNYKPNNIALSLKNRKTKTIGVIIPEIVHHFFATVISGIEQMANESGYSVVVCLSNESFDKEVLNMEMLANGSTDGFIMSLSKETQLKGDFHHINEAISQGMPVVMFDRVTNDVLCDKVIIDDKLAAYEAVVSLVKMGKRKIALLSTVDYVSVGKLRTEGYTKAIRDNDLPLDEALIVRIGDESELESKVSALLEDRSIDAVLAVNELYAVTTIKLAREAGLQVPNDLSVIAFTDGIISQYSTPTISTVSQNGIKMGEKAARMLIERLEAEELGVEEEEQYRTEVIDTQLIERESTSVSV, from the coding sequence ATGAAAAGAAAGGTCACGCTTAAACAAATTGCAAAAGAACTGGATGTCTCGATTTCTACCGTTTCAAAATCGCTTCGTGACAGCGCGGAAATCAGCGAGGACACCCGCCTGAAGGTGCAGGCCTTCGCCAAACTGTACAATTACAAACCCAATAATATCGCGCTCAGCCTTAAAAATCGCAAGACAAAAACCATCGGCGTCATCATCCCGGAAATCGTCCATCATTTCTTCGCCACGGTCATCAGCGGGATCGAGCAAATGGCAAATGAATCCGGCTACAGCGTCGTGGTGTGTCTTTCCAACGAATCCTTCGATAAGGAAGTCCTTAACATGGAAATGCTCGCCAACGGCAGCACTGACGGTTTCATCATGTCATTGTCAAAGGAAACGCAACTCAAAGGCGACTTCCACCACATCAACGAGGCCATTAGCCAGGGCATGCCGGTCGTAATGTTTGACCGTGTCACGAACGACGTCCTTTGCGATAAAGTCATCATCGACGACAAACTGGCGGCCTACGAAGCCGTCGTCTCCCTGGTGAAGATGGGGAAACGAAAAATCGCGCTCCTTTCCACAGTAGATTACGTAAGTGTCGGAAAGTTGCGTACCGAAGGCTACACCAAAGCGATCCGCGACAACGACCTTCCGCTTGACGAGGCACTGATTGTCCGGATTGGCGATGAGAGCGAGCTGGAATCGAAGGTGTCGGCTTTACTCGAAGACCGCAGTATTGATGCGGTGTTGGCGGTCAATGAACTCTATGCCGTTACGACGATAAAACTGGCGCGGGAAGCCGGACTTCAGGTACCCAATGACCTCTCCGTCATTGCTTTTACGGATGGGATCATTTCCCAATACTCTACCCCCACCATTTCCACTGTGAGCCAGAACGGCATCAAAATGGGCGAGAAAGCCGCCCGTATGCTGATTGAGCGACTCGAGGCCGAAGAACTCGGCGTGGAGGAAGAGGAACAATACCGTACGGAGGTCATTGACACCCAACTCATCGAACGCGAGTCAACGTCCGTAAGCGTATAA
- a CDS encoding TonB-dependent receptor — MKTIYTKLFIFLLLLPASMLAQSVSGTVTEQASGLPLPGASIVVQGSSNGTSSDIDGKFTLNGVKKGDVIVVSSIGFTQQTVTYNGQKTLSFALAEEASQLQEVVVQVGYGTTRKKDVTGSVTTVTAKDFNKGAIVTTENLLNGKVAGLTINTSGAPGSGSEIRIRGGSSLFAKNDPLIVVDGLPITNDSVTGSTSFLASLNPNTVESITVLKDASATAIFGSRASNGVIIITTKKGGKDVRVEYNFQYGYGTLMDKVDVLNADQFRALVNERYAGNTGVLNRLGTANTDWQDAIYRNTDLVDNNLTVSGTLFKRIPTRLTLNNTYQEGLRLTNVFQRSSGNIAMNPTFLDDHLKVRVNASFSRERNRFTEAVEGNALRFDPTQPVYDPTSFFDGFNEYAVLGSNGLINKIDNLAPRNPVAQLLQRNDNGSNDRFLGNIELDYKFHFLPELRFVANIGFDEANGERRLRLPLTAASADNNGNIPVGNRSREEEMRRNKLLDMYFNYVKGIGDLNLDLTAGYSYQKFQRSKFTSGNELSPTYDPLTTPDTATDTDQVLIGFFGRANLNYKDKYLLTFTGRYDGSSRFAGANQWGFFPAASLAWRLKNEFFKDNNTLSELKLRVGYGISGQQDIPADKAILFINTGDTYSQYIMGDTALPIVIPSAYNPNLKWEETATANVGIDFGFYDNRISGSIEGFYKKSSDLLVEAAVADGGNFSNRIFQNVGSFTTRGLELQVSADVIRKEKFNWNVNFNATSFDRKIDELIYNTDIRIGENIAGTGTQLNLHSEGFAPFSYYVFKQLYDNNNKPIEGAYADLNGDNVINDQDRYIYHNPDPDLTLGLASTINWGNLDFSFNMRASLGSHVFNAYQAGNAQLSLIDSGTAAVNVPSVTPQYGFINTSNVVLSDIWIEDGSFLRMDNITVGYTFPEWLDKKASLRLSAGVQNAFLLTKYSGLDPEITNNGVDKTTYPRQRTFLFGVNVKF; from the coding sequence ATGAAAACAATTTACACTAAGTTGTTCATTTTTCTGCTGTTACTCCCAGCGAGCATGCTGGCCCAGTCGGTTTCCGGAACGGTGACCGAACAGGCTAGTGGCCTGCCGTTGCCGGGTGCCAGCATCGTTGTGCAGGGTTCCAGTAATGGCACCTCTTCCGACATCGACGGTAAATTTACGCTCAACGGCGTGAAAAAAGGCGATGTCATCGTCGTGTCATCAATCGGATTCACACAACAAACCGTGACCTACAATGGCCAGAAAACCCTTTCGTTTGCGCTGGCTGAAGAGGCATCACAGCTTCAGGAAGTCGTGGTGCAGGTGGGGTACGGTACCACCCGCAAGAAGGACGTCACGGGCTCCGTTACGACCGTCACGGCCAAAGACTTCAACAAAGGTGCCATCGTGACAACTGAGAACCTCCTTAATGGTAAGGTGGCCGGTCTGACCATCAATACAAGTGGTGCTCCGGGCTCTGGCTCCGAGATTCGGATTCGCGGAGGTTCGTCACTTTTTGCCAAAAATGACCCGTTGATCGTGGTAGACGGATTGCCGATCACCAATGACTCTGTAACGGGTTCAACGTCTTTCCTGGCATCACTTAACCCAAACACGGTTGAGTCCATTACCGTTTTGAAAGATGCTTCAGCAACAGCGATCTTCGGTTCGCGTGCCTCTAACGGTGTCATCATCATCACGACTAAAAAAGGGGGTAAAGATGTTCGGGTGGAATACAATTTCCAATACGGATATGGTACCTTAATGGACAAAGTTGATGTGTTGAACGCCGATCAGTTCCGGGCCCTTGTCAATGAGCGCTATGCTGGAAACACAGGAGTGCTTAATCGACTGGGTACGGCCAATACCGATTGGCAGGATGCTATTTACCGCAATACGGATTTAGTAGACAACAACCTGACTGTTTCAGGCACACTTTTCAAGCGTATTCCTACTCGTTTGACCTTAAACAACACGTATCAGGAAGGTCTTCGTCTGACCAACGTTTTCCAGCGTTCGTCTGGAAACATCGCAATGAATCCTACATTCCTGGATGATCATTTAAAGGTGCGCGTGAATGCGTCGTTCAGCCGTGAAAGAAACCGTTTTACTGAAGCGGTGGAAGGTAATGCGCTTCGCTTTGATCCTACACAGCCTGTATATGACCCGACTTCATTTTTTGACGGGTTCAATGAATATGCGGTTCTGGGTTCAAACGGCCTTATCAACAAAATCGACAATCTTGCGCCACGTAACCCTGTGGCACAATTGCTTCAACGCAATGACAATGGTTCGAATGACCGTTTTCTCGGAAATATTGAGTTAGATTATAAATTCCATTTCTTGCCTGAGCTCCGTTTCGTTGCAAACATCGGTTTCGATGAGGCCAACGGTGAGCGCAGACTCAGACTTCCTCTGACTGCTGCGAGCGCTGACAATAATGGAAACATTCCAGTTGGTAACCGTTCAAGGGAAGAGGAAATGCGCCGCAACAAATTGCTTGACATGTATTTTAACTATGTCAAAGGTATCGGCGACCTGAATCTCGATCTTACGGCTGGTTATTCCTACCAGAAATTCCAGAGATCTAAATTCACCTCTGGCAATGAACTGTCGCCGACATATGATCCACTGACGACGCCGGATACCGCTACTGACACTGATCAGGTGTTGATTGGTTTCTTCGGACGTGCCAACCTTAACTATAAAGATAAGTACCTACTAACCTTCACCGGTCGTTACGATGGATCTTCCCGTTTCGCAGGTGCCAATCAATGGGGTTTCTTTCCGGCGGCTTCATTAGCATGGAGACTGAAGAATGAGTTCTTTAAAGACAACAATACGCTGTCAGAACTAAAACTTCGGGTAGGCTATGGTATTTCAGGGCAACAGGACATCCCGGCTGACAAAGCGATCCTTTTTATCAATACCGGTGATACCTATTCACAATACATCATGGGAGATACAGCGCTTCCAATCGTGATTCCTTCTGCCTACAACCCGAACCTCAAATGGGAGGAAACGGCTACCGCCAACGTAGGTATCGATTTCGGTTTTTACGACAACCGTATTTCGGGAAGTATTGAAGGTTTCTACAAGAAAAGTAGTGACCTACTCGTTGAGGCGGCTGTTGCAGACGGGGGTAACTTTTCAAACCGGATCTTCCAGAATGTGGGTAGCTTCACCACGAGAGGTCTCGAACTACAGGTAAGTGCCGACGTAATTAGAAAAGAGAAGTTTAACTGGAACGTGAATTTCAACGCCACTTCCTTCGATCGTAAAATCGATGAACTCATCTATAACACAGACATCCGTATCGGTGAGAATATCGCAGGTACAGGAACACAACTTAACCTGCACAGCGAAGGTTTTGCGCCTTTCTCTTACTACGTTTTCAAGCAATTGTATGACAACAACAACAAGCCAATCGAGGGTGCTTATGCTGACCTGAATGGAGATAATGTTATCAACGACCAAGACCGCTACATTTACCACAACCCTGATCCGGACTTGACACTTGGTTTGGCATCTACCATCAATTGGGGTAACCTCGACTTCTCGTTTAACATGCGTGCAAGTCTTGGATCGCATGTGTTCAACGCCTATCAGGCGGGTAATGCCCAGTTGTCTCTGATTGATTCGGGAACTGCGGCGGTGAATGTGCCTTCAGTAACGCCGCAATATGGCTTTATCAATACCTCAAACGTAGTGCTTTCGGATATTTGGATCGAAGACGGATCCTTCCTGAGGATGGATAACATTACCGTTGGGTATACATTCCCTGAATGGCTCGATAAAAAAGCTTCTCTCCGACTTTCAGCCGGTGTGCAAAATGCGTTTTTGCTTACCAAGTACAGCGGTCTGGACCCGGAGATCACAAACAATGGCGTTGATAAAACAACGTATCCGCGCCAGCGTACATTCCTTTTCGGAGTAAACGTGAAATTCTAA
- a CDS encoding glycoside hydrolase family 65 protein: MNQDYIKPDNWSVIEEGFDAERVKSSESLFSIGNGAMGQRANFEEKYSGETFQGSYIAGIYYPDKTKVGWWKNGYPEYFAKVLNAPNWIGINVTINGESLDLHNCREVRHFRRELNMREGWYHRSFEAVLQNGTEIKADIRRFLCMDLDEVGVIRYEIAALNTAATIVFEPYLDAGVHNEDANWEEKFWETLAVDHKRDSGYVTARTYKTHFVATTFMHNAVALAETELDATPEVTQNDDTLSMAYTVHAEKGVKASLTKFGGYAVSLNHTDTLAGAQQAISRAQAIGYDGLLAQQIAAWAAIWEMSDITIDGDVKAQQGIRFNIFQLNQTYSGKDSRLNIGPKGFTGEKYGGSTYWDTEAYCIPFYMATKDQQVARNLLTYRYNQLDRAIENAGKLGFTNGAALYPMVTMNGEECHNEWEITFEEIHRNGAIAFAIYNYHRFTGDYSYIPEKGLEVLIAIARFWQQRATWSDYRQKYVILGVTGPNEYENNVNNNWYTNYLAAWCIRYASEQVEQVRGEYGDDYLRIVQKTKLTQEELATWQKVSENMYYPKSDELGVYLQQDGFLDKELVKVADLDRSQRPLNQKWSWDRILRSPYIKQADVLQGFYFFEDHFTREELEKHFDFYEQFTVHESSLSPCVHSIQAAVLDKMEMAYAFYLRTSRLDLDDYNKEVEEGCHITSMAGTWMSIVEGFGGMRVRDGVLHFTPRIPKEWKGYSFKINFRGQILKISVHPTETKFSLEGGNELTVVVNGKEVTVEPNGLVTV; the protein is encoded by the coding sequence ATGAACCAGGATTATATCAAGCCCGACAACTGGTCGGTTATAGAAGAAGGATTTGATGCCGAGCGGGTAAAATCATCCGAAAGTCTTTTCAGCATCGGCAACGGTGCGATGGGCCAACGGGCCAACTTTGAGGAAAAATACTCCGGCGAAACGTTCCAGGGAAGCTATATAGCGGGCATCTATTATCCCGATAAAACAAAAGTAGGCTGGTGGAAAAACGGGTATCCGGAGTATTTCGCAAAGGTACTCAACGCGCCTAACTGGATTGGAATCAACGTGACTATCAACGGAGAGTCGCTTGACCTACACAACTGCCGTGAGGTGCGCCATTTCCGCCGGGAGCTCAATATGCGCGAAGGATGGTACCACCGCTCTTTCGAAGCCGTACTACAAAACGGCACGGAGATTAAGGCCGACATCCGTCGTTTCCTTTGTATGGACCTGGACGAAGTAGGTGTGATCCGATATGAGATCGCGGCGTTAAATACAGCGGCCACAATAGTTTTCGAACCGTATCTGGATGCGGGCGTGCACAACGAAGACGCCAACTGGGAAGAGAAATTCTGGGAAACACTTGCCGTTGACCATAAGAGAGACAGTGGCTATGTCACAGCCCGTACCTATAAGACGCATTTTGTTGCGACGACGTTCATGCACAACGCGGTAGCACTGGCTGAAACGGAGTTGGACGCCACACCGGAGGTAACCCAAAACGACGATACACTATCAATGGCCTATACCGTTCATGCGGAAAAAGGGGTCAAGGCCTCCCTCACCAAATTCGGTGGCTACGCGGTATCACTCAACCATACCGATACGCTGGCCGGTGCCCAACAGGCAATTTCCCGCGCGCAGGCGATCGGTTATGACGGCTTGCTGGCGCAACAGATAGCGGCGTGGGCTGCCATCTGGGAAATGTCGGATATTACCATTGACGGAGATGTAAAGGCACAACAGGGCATCCGTTTCAACATCTTCCAACTGAACCAGACCTATTCAGGTAAGGATTCACGCCTGAATATTGGGCCTAAAGGCTTCACCGGTGAAAAATACGGCGGATCGACTTACTGGGACACCGAAGCCTACTGCATTCCATTTTATATGGCTACCAAAGACCAACAGGTCGCACGTAACCTCCTCACCTATCGCTACAACCAACTGGATCGCGCGATCGAAAACGCGGGCAAACTGGGCTTCACCAACGGAGCGGCGCTCTACCCGATGGTGACGATGAATGGGGAAGAATGCCATAACGAATGGGAAATAACCTTTGAGGAAATCCACCGAAATGGCGCGATTGCCTTCGCTATTTACAACTATCATCGTTTTACAGGCGACTATTCTTATATCCCTGAAAAAGGCCTGGAAGTGCTGATCGCGATTGCCCGCTTCTGGCAACAACGGGCTACCTGGTCGGACTACCGCCAGAAGTACGTCATACTGGGCGTCACGGGGCCAAACGAATACGAGAACAACGTCAACAATAACTGGTATACCAATTACCTGGCGGCCTGGTGTATCCGATATGCATCGGAACAAGTCGAGCAGGTGCGTGGGGAGTATGGGGATGATTATCTCCGTATTGTACAGAAAACCAAGCTGACGCAGGAAGAACTCGCCACCTGGCAGAAGGTATCGGAGAATATGTACTATCCCAAATCCGATGAATTGGGCGTTTACCTCCAACAGGATGGTTTCCTCGATAAAGAACTCGTGAAAGTAGCCGACCTCGACCGCTCGCAACGTCCGCTGAACCAAAAGTGGTCGTGGGACCGTATCCTGCGTTCGCCTTACATCAAGCAGGCCGATGTGCTGCAGGGGTTCTATTTCTTCGAAGACCATTTTACACGTGAGGAACTGGAGAAGCATTTTGATTTCTACGAGCAGTTTACCGTACACGAAAGCTCGTTATCGCCTTGCGTGCACTCGATCCAGGCGGCGGTATTGGACAAAATGGAGATGGCATATGCCTTCTATCTCCGCACTTCGCGACTCGACCTTGACGATTACAACAAGGAAGTAGAGGAAGGATGCCACATCACTTCCATGGCCGGAACCTGGATGAGTATAGTGGAAGGCTTTGGCGGAATGCGCGTACGCGATGGCGTCCTGCATTTCACACCGCGGATTCCGAAAGAATGGAAAGGGTACTCGTTCAAAATTAACTTCCGTGGGCAAATACTGAAGATTTCCGTACATCCGACCGAGACGAAATTCTCACTGGAAGGTGGAAACGAATTGACCGTGGTGGTCAATGGCAAGGAAGTAACGGTCGAACCAAATGGTTTGGTGACAGTTTAA